The Arachis hypogaea cultivar Tifrunner chromosome 16, arahy.Tifrunner.gnm2.J5K5, whole genome shotgun sequence genome contains a region encoding:
- the LOC112756890 gene encoding uncharacterized protein: MPGTIAVLKTSPVLVGGELDDSQAYFHRLFWTFPPCIEALRHCKPLVSIDGTHLFGKYGGTLLVAIAQDGNSNILPVAFALVEGENTKSWSFFLSHLRQHVTPQRGLLVISDRHNGIKAALEAPDGGWLPPAAFRAFCIRHVAANFTLTFKGKDATRLLVNSAYAKTEVEFDYWFDILRSEDLAMCEWANRIKYPMWTQHRDEGRRFGHMTTNISECVNSILKGVRNLPVCSLVKATHGRLAELFVRKGREAEALLGTGQQFSQHLVKCIEANLKTARCFTVTL; encoded by the coding sequence atgcctggtactATTGCAGTCCTTAAGACGAGCCCAGTTCTAGTTGGGGGCGAGCTGGACGACTCACAAGCTTATTTTCACCGACTGTTCTGGACGTTTCCACCGTGTATTGAGGCActccgtcattgcaagccgttGGTGAGTATTGACGGCACGCATCTTTTTGGCAAGTATGGGGGTACGTTGCTCGTCGCGATAGCACAGGACGGTAACTCCAACATTCTGCCCGTAGCATTTGCACTGGTTGAGGGTGAGAATACTAAGTCTTGGTCCTTCTTTCTGTCCCATCTCCGTCAGCACGTGACCCCACAACGAGGTCTGCTGGTTATATCAGATAGGCATAATGGCATCAAGGCTGCGCTTGAGGCTCCAGACGGAGGATGGCTACCTCCAGCTGCCTTTCGTGCATTCTGTATTCGACATGTGGCAGCAAATTTTACCCTGACCTTCAAGGGCAAGGACGCTACGAGGCTTCTTGTGAATTCAGCCTACGCTAAGACTGAGGTGGAATTCGACTACTGGTTTGATATATTACGGTCTGAAGACCTTGCCatgtgtgagtgggcgaaccggATCAAGTATCCAATGTGGACTCAGCATCGGGATGAGGGTCGTAGATTTGGTCACATGACGACAAATATATCCGAGTGTGTTAACTCAATCCTGAAGGGGGTCAGGAATCTCCCTGTGTGCTCGCTGGTGAAGGCAACGCACGGGAGGTTGGCAGAACTATTCGTCCGGAAGGGGAGAGAGGCTGAGGCATTGCTGGGAACcggacaacaattcagccaacatCTGGTGAAGTGTATAGAGGCCAATCTGAAGACGgcgaggtgcttcacggtgactttgTAA